ATTGCCACCATCTACGTACCGCTATCACTGGCGTTTGGTTTCTCTCCAATGGCAACGATCGCACTTGTTGGTACAGCAGCAGCGCTGGGTGATGCAGGCTCTCCGGCCTCAGACTCCACTTTAGGTCCAACATCGGGTCTGAATGCTGATGGACAACACGAACATATTTGGGAAACGGTTGTTCCTACCTTTATTCACTACAACCTGCCGCTGATTGCGTTTGGCTGGATTGCAGCGATGGTGCTTTAATAGCAATACCCCGATTTGAACCAATAAAAAAAGCTGACACATGTGTCAGCTTTTTTTTAACCGTCTAACTTATAGATGTTTTTCAAGCATCACTGAAATAACCTTAGCAAGGTCTTTTAGTGTGTCTTCATCAACAGGTTTACCTTTAGAGTCCGTTAAGTTGATTGAGGTACGGTTACCTAAATCACCTAACATAAAGGTATAAGTGCTGTAGTTAAGCTCGATTGGTTTAACACCCACCTCTTCCCAGAAATCATCACCTGGTTTCGAGTATTTAACTTTGATCGTACCTTGAGATTGAATGCGTTCTTCAATGGTGAATCCCATTTCAGGTAGCGCTTTAGGTAGACGTGGCCAAAGTACATCGTAAGGGGTACGTGCGATAATCACAGGTAAACCAGAGCGGTCGGTACCCATTGTAATTGGGATTTGTTTAACACGCTCGTTTGCTTTACGCTCCGCTTCTTGACGCAAATCGAGGTCGTAACGAGAGGTCAATAGGTTCGCCATCACCGCGCTGTAGCGCTCTTTATTGGTAAAGGTAACAGACTTACTGTCATTGCCTTCGCGCCAGTCGATCATCGATAATTTAATCATTTGGCGACCGTTACTCATTCCACGAGTGATTTCATAACGCGCACCTAGCGGTAACGATTCATCTTCAGAGATCCAAGTAACCCAATCGGTTTCAATACGATTGTCATCTTGAGAACGCACATCGATGCCACGTTCACTAAGAAGAGTCTTGGCCATTTGCCACACTTTATCTGCTTCGTCTTTTCTTAGCAGCCAAATCGTAACGTTACCATCGCCTCTTTCGATGCGCGCGCCAGGAACAAGTTCAAGTACCTGTCTTGGTGGACGAATATCAACAGCCGTACCCACACCACCGGCGAATTCACCTTGTGGAATATTGTAATTTGGGTAGAACTGAGGCTTAGAGCCTTCAAGTGACTGCCATTCAACCGGCGGAGGTGTATTCAAATAGTCGAAATCATTATCCGCTTGACGACGTCTTTCAGCACCGCCGGAGCATGCACTTAATACAAAAACAGCTAGTGCACTAACGACTAGCTGGGGTGACAACTTCATTGAAACTCCTGATAAATAAATGCTGAAGCGTAACGCTCCAGCAATCCTTAAACTTACTTAGTAGATGCCTGCATCTTTCATCGCACTTAGGACAATCGGCTCTGCTGCAGTAGAAAGCTCTGTCATCGGCAAGCGCAATCCACCAAACTCAATTAGACCCATTTTATGTGCAGCCCATTTTACTGGAATTGGGCTTGATTCAACGAATAGGTTTTTATGCAAAGACATCAAGCGTTGGTTGATCACTTCTGCTTCTTCGTAACGACCTTCTTTGGCAAGACGGAACATCGTTGCCATATCTTCTGCAGCTAGGTTATTTGTTACCGAAATAACACCGTGACCACCTAAACGAACAAAATCTAGACCTGTCGCATCATCACCACTTAGTAAGATAAAATCTTCGCCACAAAGTTCACGATGTTTTGCAACTCGAGTTAAATCACCGGTCGCATCTTTAAGCGCAACAATGTTCTCGATTTCAGCTAAACGACCGACTGTTTCAGGTTGAAGGTCTACACCAGTACGACCTGGTACATTATACAAAATCTGTGGAATATCGGTTTCCGCGGCAATCGCTTTGTAGTGCTGGTACATGCCTTCTTGAGTTGGCTTGTTGTAATAAGGCGTCACACTCAAACAACCCACGATACCTGAGTTATTGAGTAAGCGGCTGAATGTAATACATTCATGCGTTGCATTCGCGCCTGCACCTGCAATCACTGGAATGCGACCTTCAGCAAATTCAACCGTCTTATGGACCACTTTAACATGCTCTTCAATCGTTAGAGTTGCAGACTCACCTGTTGTTCCTACAGCAACAATACCATCGCTACCTGCAGCCACGTGAAAATCAACCAGCTTCTTCAGGCTAACGTAATCCACTTCGCCGTCTGAGGTAAATGGGGTAATAAGTGCAACGATACTTCCTGAAAACATGTCAT
Above is a window of Vibrio taketomensis DNA encoding:
- the bamC gene encoding outer membrane protein assembly factor BamC, whose translation is MKLSPQLVVSALAVFVLSACSGGAERRRQADNDFDYLNTPPPVEWQSLEGSKPQFYPNYNIPQGEFAGGVGTAVDIRPPRQVLELVPGARIERGDGNVTIWLLRKDEADKVWQMAKTLLSERGIDVRSQDDNRIETDWVTWISEDESLPLGARYEITRGMSNGRQMIKLSMIDWREGNDSKSVTFTNKERYSAVMANLLTSRYDLDLRQEAERKANERVKQIPITMGTDRSGLPVIIARTPYDVLWPRLPKALPEMGFTIEERIQSQGTIKVKYSKPGDDFWEEVGVKPIELNYSTYTFMLGDLGNRTSINLTDSKGKPVDEDTLKDLAKVISVMLEKHL
- the dapA gene encoding 4-hydroxy-tetrahydrodipicolinate synthase, whose product is MFSGSIVALITPFTSDGEVDYVSLKKLVDFHVAAGSDGIVAVGTTGESATLTIEEHVKVVHKTVEFAEGRIPVIAGAGANATHECITFSRLLNNSGIVGCLSVTPYYNKPTQEGMYQHYKAIAAETDIPQILYNVPGRTGVDLQPETVGRLAEIENIVALKDATGDLTRVAKHRELCGEDFILLSGDDATGLDFVRLGGHGVISVTNNLAAEDMATMFRLAKEGRYEEAEVINQRLMSLHKNLFVESSPIPVKWAAHKMGLIEFGGLRLPMTELSTAAEPIVLSAMKDAGIY